Proteins encoded in a region of the Vitis riparia cultivar Riparia Gloire de Montpellier isolate 1030 chromosome 7, EGFV_Vit.rip_1.0, whole genome shotgun sequence genome:
- the LOC117918872 gene encoding cysteine-rich repeat secretory protein 55-like, giving the protein MTLSHHLLLLGVLSLWHCSADSADPLGVFCDKDAKIGSPKESAYIDDLSVQLVLKASTSGFVAISYGSGQVFVHGLAQCRGDVGKEACSTCIQDAAMQIRARCPNEADARIWFDYCFLRYSNKDFIGKLDTRPGILYRNGDNVTIETERFNEELGKLMENIGSQAVERRNEGLGKGQTKLSPFVTLYALAQCTRDLSPLSCAQCLSISVGNFPNFCNNRKGCRVLYSSCYTRYELYPIFFPLGSTQRFSNTQMMMVYP; this is encoded by the exons ATGACTTTGTCacaccatcttcttcttcttggagtGCTCTCTCTATGGCATTGCAGTGCAGATTCTGCAGACCCTTTAGGGGTTTTCTGCGACAAAGACGCCAAAATTGGGAGTCCGAAAGAATCAGCCTACATTGATGACTTGTCGGTTCAATTGGTCTTAAAAGCTTCCACAAGTGGCTTCGTTGCTATCTCCTATGGTAGTGGCCAAGTCTTTGTCCACGGCTTGGCACAATGCAGAGGAGATGTGGGCAAGGAGGCCTGCTCAACTTGTATTCAAGATGCTGCAATGCAGATTCGTGCGCGTTGTCCAAACGAGGCTGACGCCAGGATTTGGTTTGATTACTGCTTTCTAAG GTATAGCAACAAAGACTTCATAGGGAAACTTGACACGCGCCCTGGGATTTTATATCGCAATGGGGATAATGTAACGATCGAAACGGAACGGTTTAATGAAGAATTAGGCAAGCTGATGGAGAATATCGGATCGCAGGCTGTTGAACGCCGGAACGAAGGGCTGGGTAAAGGCCAGACAAAGCTCTCACCCTTCGTCACACTCTACGCCTTGGCGCAATGCACACGGGATCTGTCGCCATTGTCCTGCGCCCAATGCCTGTCCATTTCTGTTGGCAATTTCCCCAACTTCTGCAACAACAGGAAGGGTTGCCGCGTTTTGTATAGCAGTTGTTATACTCGCTACGAGCTCTATCCAATCTTCTTCCCTCTCGGCTCTACCCAAAGGTTTTCTAATACTCAGATGATGATGGTTTATCCATAG